Proteins co-encoded in one Candidatus Caldatribacterium sp. genomic window:
- a CDS encoding response regulator transcription factor, which yields MGESKEIRVFLIDDNRFLLESLEFLINAQPGLRVVGKSTRGRGVISRLRKLNPDVVVLDVRLDEEDGLELLEKLKEELSIPVVMLSMYEEYEEEALRRGAFAYLVKGRDVYDLYRTLREASGQAVS from the coding sequence ATGGGGGAATCTAAGGAAATCCGGGTCTTTTTGATTGATGATAATCGTTTCCTCCTTGAGAGTTTGGAGTTCCTCATCAATGCCCAGCCCGGCCTTCGGGTGGTGGGGAAGAGCACCAGGGGCCGCGGGGTTATCTCGCGCCTTCGGAAGCTCAACCCCGATGTGGTGGTCCTTGACGTTCGCCTTGACGAGGAGGATGGACTTGAGCTCCTTGAAAAGCTCAAAGAAGAGCTTTCCATTCCTGTGGTGATGCTCAGTATGTACGAGGAGTATGAGGAAGAGGCTCTGCGCAGAGGTGCCTTTGCCTATCTTGTCAAGGGTCGGGACGTCTACGACCTCTATCGGACGCTCCGGGAGGCCTCAGGACAAGCTGTCTCGTAG
- a CDS encoding YbjQ family protein, whose translation MLLSTLEAIPGKKVKEVLGVVSGNTIRARWLGKDIVAALRTLVGGEIKEYTEMFQAARRIAIERMVEEARKLGADAVLGVRLSTSMVMSGAAEIIAYGTAVKFED comes from the coding sequence ATGCTTCTCTCAACCCTTGAGGCAATTCCGGGGAAAAAGGTGAAGGAGGTTCTTGGAGTGGTCTCCGGGAATACCATCCGGGCCCGCTGGCTGGGAAAGGACATCGTTGCGGCTCTGCGGACTTTAGTTGGTGGGGAAATCAAAGAGTACACGGAGATGTTCCAGGCGGCGCGACGCATCGCGATAGAGCGGATGGTGGAGGAGGCAAGGAAACTCGGAGCGGACGCAGTTTTGGGAGTGCGGCTCTCAACAAGTATGGTCATGAGCGGAGCTGCAGAAATCATTGCCTACGGGACAGCGGTGAAGTTTGAGGATTAG